In one window of Paenarthrobacter nicotinovorans DNA:
- a CDS encoding IclR family transcriptional regulator, with amino-acid sequence MAEKASGGVQSVERVFELLELITDAGGDVTLSELSSSTDLPLPTIHRLLRTLVSLGYIRQLPNRRYALGPRLIRLGEGASKQLGAVARPQLKTLVERLGETSNMAVLDSDMVIYVAQVPSMHSMRMFTEVGRRAHTHDTGVGKAILAQLDDEQVRGIVARTGMPTPTAKSIGDIDSLLADLKLIRERGYSIDEEEQELGVRCFAMAVPNAPTPTAISVSGPITRVDQSFADRAVPMLREAAMAISAELNQN; translated from the coding sequence ATGGCTGAAAAAGCCTCCGGAGGCGTGCAGTCCGTTGAGCGCGTCTTTGAACTGTTGGAACTGATCACGGACGCGGGCGGCGATGTCACCCTGAGTGAGCTCTCGTCGTCCACTGACCTGCCCCTGCCCACCATCCACCGGCTGCTGCGCACGCTGGTGTCGCTGGGCTACATCCGGCAGCTGCCCAATCGCCGTTACGCCCTGGGCCCGCGGCTGATCCGGCTGGGGGAGGGCGCCAGCAAGCAGCTTGGCGCCGTGGCTCGTCCGCAGTTGAAGACCCTGGTGGAACGCCTCGGCGAAACTTCCAACATGGCAGTCCTCGATTCCGACATGGTGATCTACGTGGCGCAGGTCCCGTCCATGCACTCCATGCGCATGTTCACCGAGGTGGGCCGCCGCGCCCACACGCACGATACCGGCGTCGGCAAAGCCATCCTGGCCCAGCTGGACGATGAGCAGGTCCGCGGAATCGTTGCACGCACCGGCATGCCTACTCCCACGGCCAAGAGCATCGGCGATATCGACTCCCTGCTGGCAGACCTGAAGCTCATCCGTGAACGCGGCTACTCCATTGACGAGGAAGAGCAGGAACTCGGTGTCCGCTGCTTCGCCATGGCCGTTCCCAACGCTCCCACGCCCACGGCGATCTCCGTCTCCGGCCCCATCACCCGCGTGGACCAGAGCTTCGCCGACCGCGCCGTGCCCATGTTGCGTGAAGCAGCCATGGCCATCTCCGCAGAGCTGAACCAGAACTAA